In Capsicum annuum cultivar UCD-10X-F1 chromosome 7, UCD10Xv1.1, whole genome shotgun sequence, one genomic interval encodes:
- the LOC107877757 gene encoding uncharacterized protein LOC107877757, with the protein MMLLRSSSSPLLKQYNYPWLPQEPKYLSTLTSSPSQDHQHSAQKKIMSRALSETDLNWPSSSSSSSSNSCCMPLHNLLLPITFDEEDKEAEVEIMTKGLMLLPNSGLETMDGCEDTKEEKRHTRAVEQLVVEGGGSGGAGRGKKCGGGSDDSEYWDSSNHGSDHTDMYYTKMIQANPGNSLLLGNYARFLKEVRGNMEKAEEYCERAVLANPSDGNVLSLYADLIWRAHKDAPRAHNYFEKAVKVSPNDCYVLASYAHFLWDAEDEEEGKEKEQEKREEQMSNNINLSEPSFII; encoded by the exons ATGATGCTCCTTAGAAGCTCTTCAAGTCCATTACTAAAACAGTACAATTATCCATGGCTCCCACAAGAACCAAAATACTTGTCAACATTAACATCATCACCCTCTcaagatcatcaacattcagcaCAAAAGAAGATCATGTCCAGAGCTTTATCTGAAACTGATCTCAATTGGccatcttcatcatcttcatcttcaagCAACTCATGTTGCATGCCCTTGCACAACTTACTACTTCCCATCACATTTGATGAAGAGGACAAAGAAGCTGAG GTAGAAATTATGACAAAGGGGTTGATGTTGCTTCCGAATTCTGGGTTGGAAACGATGGATGGGTGCGAAGACACTAAGGAAGAGAAAAGACACACGAGGGCGGTGGAGCAGCTGGTGGTTGAGGGTGGAGGTAGTGGAGGAGCCGGTAGAGGAAAGAAAtgtggtggtggtagtgatgaTTCTGAATATTGGGATTCGTCAAATCATGGGAGTGATCATACTGATATGTATTACACAAAAATGATTCAAGCCAATCCTGGGAATTCACTTCTTCTTGGAAATTATGCAAGATTCTTGAAAGAg gtGCGTGGGAACATGGAGAAAGCAGAAGAATATTGTGAGAGAGCGGTGTTGGCAAATCCTAGTGATGGAAATGTACTCTCACTATATGCTGATTTAATTTGGAGAGCACATAAAGATGCCCCTCGTGCTCACAACTACTTTGAGAAAGCTGTTAAAGTTTCACCAAACGATTG CTATGTGTTGGCTTCCTATGCGCACTTTCTTTGGGATGCAGAGGATGAAgaggaaggaaaagaaaaggaacaagaaaagagagaagagcAAATGAGCAATAATATTAACTTATCAGAACCTAGTTTCATCATATAA